One part of the Salinimonas iocasae genome encodes these proteins:
- a CDS encoding class I SAM-dependent methyltransferase, with protein MKTSLRVVAASLFALSAQPVFADEITDAIKADHRSADATVRDEYRNPQQTLRFFGIEPDMTVVEIWPGGGWYTDILTGVLSENGKLIAAHFHVDEDTRDYYKKSLEKFKGKMKDGGEYSDVELTAFHPGKSMDIAEAGSADAVLTFRNVHNWYMNSGQEGVEQAFKTFYKALKPGGVLGVVDHKMPESADDAMMEKSGYVKQSFVVDAAKAAGFELEAESDINANSMDNAEHPKGVWTLPPTLALGEEDQQKYLAIGESNRMTLKFVKPE; from the coding sequence ATGAAAACATCACTGCGAGTTGTAGCCGCATCTTTATTTGCACTTTCGGCCCAGCCTGTTTTTGCTGACGAAATTACCGATGCAATCAAAGCTGACCACCGTTCTGCTGACGCCACTGTGCGTGACGAATACCGCAATCCACAACAAACACTGCGTTTTTTCGGGATTGAACCAGACATGACAGTGGTAGAAATCTGGCCAGGCGGCGGTTGGTATACTGACATTTTGACCGGTGTATTGAGTGAAAATGGTAAGCTGATTGCCGCGCATTTTCATGTCGATGAAGATACCCGTGATTACTACAAGAAGTCACTTGAGAAGTTCAAAGGCAAAATGAAAGATGGTGGCGAATACAGTGATGTAGAGCTGACCGCATTTCACCCCGGTAAATCCATGGATATCGCAGAAGCAGGCAGCGCTGATGCCGTACTGACGTTTCGCAACGTGCACAACTGGTACATGAACAGTGGTCAGGAAGGTGTCGAGCAGGCCTTTAAGACTTTTTACAAAGCGCTTAAGCCTGGCGGCGTGTTAGGTGTTGTTGACCACAAAATGCCCGAGTCGGCAGACGATGCCATGATGGAAAAAAGTGGCTATGTAAAACAATCTTTCGTGGTCGATGCGGCAAAAGCGGCTGGCTTCGAACTGGAAGCCGAAAGCGATATTAATGCTAACTCAATGGACAACGCCGAGCATCCCAAAGGTGTCTGGACGTTACCTCCGACACTGGCCCTGGGTGAAGAAGACCAACAGAAGTATCTGGCGATTGGCGAGAGCAATCGTATGACCCTCAAATTTGTTAAACCTGAATAA
- the purD gene encoding phosphoribosylamine--glycine ligase, whose amino-acid sequence MNVLVIGGGGREHALAWKAAQSSTVDTVFVAPGNAGTATEPKLKNVDIGVTDTDALLNFAEHNSVALTIVGPEAPLVAGVVDAFEKAGQKIFGPTQAAAQLEGSKAFTKDFLARHAIPTADYANFTEIEPAVAYVKEKGAPIVVKADGLAAGKGVIVAETVEDAEAAIRDMLAGNAFGDAGSRVVIEEFLDGEEASFIVMVDGKNVLPFATSQDHKRAADGDKGPNTGGMGAYSPAPVVTPKIHQRIMDEVIVPTVEGMASEGHPYKGFLYAGLMIMADGTPKVIEYNCRFGDPETQPIMMRLQSDLVDLCLHACDGQLTGQSISFDDQAAVGVVLAAGGYPGSYNKGDVIHGLSDAAELDGKVFHAGTALKGDDITTSGGRVLCATALGSNVTAAQQNAYDLVSKISWQDMYYRTDIAHRAIARESQPEK is encoded by the coding sequence ATGAACGTACTTGTTATTGGCGGCGGTGGCCGCGAACATGCTTTGGCCTGGAAGGCTGCCCAATCATCAACCGTAGACACAGTATTTGTTGCGCCCGGCAATGCGGGGACCGCAACAGAGCCTAAGCTGAAAAATGTTGATATTGGTGTTACTGACACTGATGCTCTGCTTAACTTTGCAGAGCACAACAGTGTTGCGCTTACCATTGTGGGCCCGGAAGCGCCGCTGGTAGCAGGTGTTGTCGATGCGTTCGAAAAAGCCGGACAGAAAATTTTTGGACCTACTCAGGCTGCAGCGCAGCTTGAGGGTTCAAAAGCATTTACAAAAGATTTTCTGGCGCGACACGCCATTCCAACAGCAGATTATGCCAATTTCACCGAGATTGAACCGGCTGTGGCGTATGTGAAAGAAAAAGGCGCGCCAATTGTAGTTAAGGCTGACGGCCTGGCAGCCGGCAAGGGCGTTATTGTTGCTGAAACCGTCGAAGATGCTGAGGCAGCTATTCGCGATATGTTGGCAGGTAATGCCTTCGGCGACGCCGGAAGTCGTGTCGTTATAGAAGAATTTCTGGATGGTGAGGAAGCATCATTCATTGTCATGGTCGATGGCAAGAATGTTTTACCTTTTGCTACCAGCCAGGACCATAAGCGCGCAGCTGATGGCGATAAAGGCCCTAATACTGGTGGGATGGGCGCATATTCACCGGCCCCGGTAGTAACACCTAAGATCCACCAGCGTATTATGGATGAAGTCATTGTGCCTACAGTTGAAGGTATGGCCTCTGAAGGACATCCTTACAAAGGCTTTTTATATGCTGGTTTGATGATTATGGCGGATGGTACGCCCAAAGTCATTGAGTACAACTGCCGCTTTGGCGATCCGGAAACGCAACCGATTATGATGCGTTTACAATCGGATTTGGTGGACTTATGCCTGCACGCCTGTGATGGTCAGCTTACTGGCCAGTCGATCAGTTTCGACGACCAGGCCGCTGTGGGTGTAGTACTGGCTGCAGGCGGATACCCTGGCAGTTATAACAAGGGTGATGTCATCCACGGATTAAGTGATGCCGCTGAACTGGATGGCAAGGTGTTTCACGCCGGTACGGCACTCAAAGGTGATGATATAACCACCAGCGGCGGTCGGGTACTGTGTGCCACTGCGTTAGGCAGCAATGTTACTGCGGCGCAGCAAAATGCCTACGACCTGGTAAGCAAGATCAGCTGGCAGGACATGTACTACCGGACAGATATTGCACACCGTGCCATCGCGCGCGAAAGTCAGCCGGAAAAATAA
- a CDS encoding phosphoribulokinase, with translation MSVKHPIIAITGSSGAGTTTTTNAIRHIFRNLKVNAAVVGGDSFHRFTRPEMEVEIRKAQEQGRHISYFGPKANDFDLLESLFHEYSQSGQGQFRQYLHTFDDAVPFNQMPGTFTPWQALPENTDLLFYEGLHGGVKTEENDVSQHVDLLVGMVPIVNLEWIQKIVRDTTDRGHSREAVMSSIVRGLDDYFHYITPQFSRTHVNFQRVPTVDTSNPFSAREIPSQDESFVVVRFRREMKNVDFPYLLQMIDGAFMSRINTLVVPGGKMGLAMELILTPLIEDILDKKRRAGHQMDWISDD, from the coding sequence ATGTCCGTCAAACATCCAATAATTGCTATCACTGGCTCGTCTGGTGCAGGTACTACCACCACCACCAATGCTATCCGTCACATTTTCAGAAATCTGAAGGTGAATGCGGCTGTTGTGGGCGGTGATAGCTTTCACCGGTTCACGCGTCCGGAGATGGAAGTTGAGATCCGAAAAGCTCAGGAGCAAGGTCGCCATATCAGCTACTTTGGTCCCAAAGCAAATGACTTTGATTTGCTTGAGTCGTTGTTTCATGAATATAGCCAATCGGGTCAGGGCCAATTCAGACAGTACCTCCATACTTTCGATGATGCCGTGCCCTTTAATCAAATGCCCGGGACCTTCACACCCTGGCAGGCACTGCCTGAAAATACCGATTTATTGTTTTATGAAGGACTTCATGGCGGTGTGAAAACCGAAGAAAACGATGTATCGCAGCATGTTGATTTGCTTGTCGGGATGGTACCCATTGTAAACCTTGAGTGGATCCAGAAGATTGTCAGGGATACCACTGATCGCGGTCACTCACGTGAAGCGGTTATGAGCAGCATCGTACGGGGACTGGATGATTATTTTCACTATATAACGCCGCAGTTTTCCAGAACCCACGTAAATTTTCAGCGCGTCCCCACTGTGGATACCTCCAATCCGTTCAGTGCTCGCGAAATACCGTCTCAGGATGAAAGCTTTGTTGTGGTTCGCTTTCGCCGTGAAATGAAAAATGTCGACTTTCCTTATTTGCTGCAGATGATTGATGGCGCATTCATGTCGCGTATCAACACGCTGGTGGTGCCGGGCGGCAAAATGGGGCTCGCCATGGAACTGATACTGACTCCGCTGATTGAAGATATTCTGGATAAAAAGCGCAGAGCCGGTCATCAGATGGACTGGATAAGTGACGACTAA
- the nhaD gene encoding sodium:proton antiporter NhaD — MFDFLLIGIAILALAGVVFEELIHVNKAKTTLFLGTLAWILLFIQSPMGQRNAVNEALEHNITEISTLWLFLVAAMTFVAYLNRKGLIENMLNLLMPAKISLKKLLFSTALFSFCFSSLADNITATLVSVALVLSLGLPLHQTLRFAVLVVFAVNSGGVSLITGDVTTLMIFLQGKVTITELLTLIAPSFAAVLLLASLLSIGLKGTVKIKQTHHETRPVDYVIAGTFLLTIVLTLLGNVFFGIPPMLSFLSGMAVMFLVATFMGEEKYEDPILDYIRLIEFDTLLFFLGVLLLVGMLQHIEALDALLLVYQWFPPALANLLMGVVSAAIDNVPLTAALLKADITMSTPQWLALTYAVGVGGSLLVIGSAAGIVTMSKVKGLTFATYGKYSLLLLLAYCAGYGMVLLTSPLLL, encoded by the coding sequence ATGTTTGACTTTCTTCTCATTGGTATAGCAATACTTGCGCTTGCAGGCGTCGTATTTGAAGAACTAATTCACGTAAATAAAGCAAAAACAACGCTTTTTCTGGGCACCCTCGCCTGGATTTTATTGTTTATTCAAAGCCCCATGGGGCAGCGAAATGCTGTAAATGAGGCGCTTGAGCACAACATCACCGAAATCTCGACCTTATGGCTCTTTCTGGTGGCGGCGATGACGTTCGTCGCTTACCTCAACCGAAAAGGTTTGATTGAGAATATGCTCAATCTGCTGATGCCAGCAAAAATATCGCTTAAGAAGCTGCTTTTCAGTACTGCGCTATTCAGCTTTTGCTTCTCGTCTCTGGCAGACAATATCACTGCCACACTGGTCTCTGTAGCATTGGTACTCTCGCTGGGGCTGCCACTTCATCAAACGCTGCGCTTCGCAGTGCTGGTCGTGTTTGCAGTCAACTCCGGTGGCGTATCTCTGATCACCGGCGACGTCACTACGCTGATGATTTTTCTACAGGGGAAGGTCACCATCACAGAGCTTCTGACACTGATTGCGCCTTCTTTTGCTGCAGTTTTGCTGCTGGCCTCTTTGCTCAGTATCGGCCTTAAGGGCACGGTGAAAATAAAACAGACCCACCATGAAACACGCCCTGTCGATTATGTGATTGCAGGTACTTTTCTGCTAACCATTGTGCTGACGCTACTGGGCAATGTCTTTTTTGGCATCCCGCCAATGTTGTCGTTCTTATCCGGCATGGCGGTTATGTTTTTGGTAGCCACCTTTATGGGGGAAGAGAAGTACGAGGATCCTATTCTTGATTATATTCGCCTGATTGAGTTCGATACCCTGCTTTTCTTTCTGGGCGTGCTGTTACTGGTCGGCATGCTACAGCATATCGAAGCGCTGGATGCGCTCTTACTGGTTTATCAGTGGTTCCCGCCAGCCCTGGCAAACTTGCTGATGGGGGTCGTCTCAGCAGCGATTGATAACGTACCGCTGACTGCTGCCCTGCTCAAAGCGGATATTACAATGTCGACTCCCCAGTGGCTGGCACTGACTTATGCCGTGGGTGTAGGCGGTTCACTATTAGTTATTGGCTCTGCGGCCGGCATTGTCACCATGAGCAAAGTAAAAGGCCTGACATTTGCCACCTATGGTAAATACAGCCTGCTTTTACTGCTGGCATATTGCGCCGGCTACGGGATGGTTTTGCTAACATCCCCGTTACTGTTATAG
- the ompR gene encoding osmolarity response regulator transcription factor OmpR has protein sequence MGQETSKILVVDDDMRLRGLLERYLIEQGFQVRTAADAEQMNRLLERENFHLMVLDLMLPGEDGLSICRRLRQSESDLPIIMLTAKGDEVDRIIGLEMGADDYLPKPFNPRELLARAKAVLRRKVQDAPGAPSRGEQVIEFASYKLNLATREMTDNGKPLSLTSGEFAVLKSLVTHPREPLSRDKLMNLARGRDYSALERSIDVQVSRLRRMLETDPANPRYIQTVWGLGYVFVPDGEAQ, from the coding sequence ATGGGTCAGGAAACATCAAAAATTCTTGTAGTAGATGATGACATGCGCTTGCGCGGTTTGCTGGAGCGCTATCTCATTGAACAGGGTTTTCAGGTGCGTACCGCAGCTGATGCCGAACAAATGAATCGTCTGCTGGAGCGCGAGAATTTTCATTTGATGGTGTTAGATCTGATGCTACCTGGTGAAGATGGCCTATCAATTTGCCGTCGTTTACGCCAGAGTGAAAGTGACCTTCCTATCATTATGCTCACAGCAAAGGGCGATGAGGTTGACCGTATTATTGGCCTTGAAATGGGCGCTGATGATTATCTGCCAAAACCCTTCAACCCAAGAGAATTACTGGCGCGTGCAAAAGCGGTATTACGCCGAAAGGTGCAGGATGCTCCTGGTGCCCCGTCTCGCGGTGAGCAGGTTATCGAATTCGCCAGCTACAAACTGAACCTGGCAACCCGTGAAATGACCGATAACGGCAAACCACTCTCGCTGACCAGTGGTGAGTTTGCCGTCCTTAAGTCATTGGTTACCCACCCCCGTGAGCCACTGTCCAGAGATAAACTGATGAATCTGGCCCGGGGCCGCGATTACAGTGCGCTAGAACGCAGTATCGATGTACAGGTTTCGCGCTTACGCCGCATGCTGGAGACCGATCCGGCGAATCCGCGATACATACAGACGGTGTGGGGCTTAGGGTATGTATTTGTTCCTGATGGTGAGGCGCAGTAA
- the envZ gene encoding two-component system sensor histidine kinase EnvZ — protein MRFLPKSAFGQTVLLIGMLLLINQVVSYLSVTYYFIRPTSAQINSLLATQVQSMLAQDILNASRSKQIEFSRQTGIRILPPDAAAEQGLNGATPYRFMSNQVSEQLLQRADVRISTPTDDAPEGEPYQVWISLKAQPDKWVLIPLSGWANADISPLTIYLMVIGILSVVGGWLFVRRLNRPLHALQKAALEVGKGRFPPPLEEQGSAEIIEVTRAFNRMNQGIKQLENDRTLMTAGISHDLRTPLTRIRLATEMLSQENDWIREGIVNDIEDMNAIIDQFIDYARVDSSARYEPTDLNDLISELTQARHVEETHQITLKLGELPTAALSRIGIKRVLDNLIENAFRYGSDKITITSYFDKKSRRIYCKVRDFGPGIPAQNLTDVFSPFIQGDKARGSIGSGLGLAISRRIISGHHGDIELRNHPEQGLIAEFWLPV, from the coding sequence ATGCGGTTTTTACCTAAAAGTGCGTTTGGTCAGACAGTATTACTGATTGGTATGCTATTACTGATTAATCAGGTCGTCAGCTACCTGTCGGTCACCTATTATTTTATTCGCCCTACCTCTGCCCAAATCAATAGCTTGTTAGCTACGCAGGTTCAAAGCATGCTGGCCCAGGACATACTCAATGCCAGCCGAAGCAAACAAATCGAATTCAGCCGCCAAACGGGTATTCGTATCCTTCCGCCTGATGCGGCCGCCGAGCAAGGGCTGAATGGCGCGACCCCATATCGCTTTATGTCTAATCAGGTGTCTGAACAGTTGCTTCAACGCGCTGACGTTCGTATTAGCACGCCCACAGATGATGCACCTGAGGGTGAACCTTATCAGGTTTGGATCTCATTAAAGGCGCAACCGGATAAATGGGTCCTGATTCCTTTATCCGGTTGGGCGAATGCTGATATCTCACCGTTGACGATATACCTGATGGTGATAGGTATTTTAAGTGTGGTCGGCGGCTGGCTGTTCGTACGACGCCTTAATCGGCCATTGCATGCGCTGCAAAAAGCAGCGCTTGAAGTCGGTAAAGGTCGCTTTCCTCCACCACTGGAGGAACAGGGAAGCGCTGAAATTATCGAAGTAACCCGGGCATTCAATCGCATGAACCAGGGTATTAAACAGCTGGAAAACGACCGCACGCTGATGACCGCCGGTATTTCTCACGATTTGCGCACACCGCTTACCCGGATCCGGCTGGCGACTGAAATGTTATCGCAGGAAAATGACTGGATTAGAGAAGGCATTGTTAACGATATTGAAGATATGAATGCCATCATCGACCAGTTTATCGATTATGCGCGCGTGGACTCGTCAGCGCGTTACGAGCCTACTGATCTTAATGATTTAATCAGTGAGCTGACTCAGGCCAGACATGTTGAGGAAACACATCAAATCACACTTAAACTGGGCGAGTTACCGACCGCAGCTTTAAGTCGTATAGGTATCAAACGGGTGCTGGATAACCTGATTGAGAACGCATTTCGTTATGGTAGCGACAAAATCACCATCACCAGCTACTTTGACAAAAAGTCACGCCGAATCTATTGCAAGGTCAGGGATTTCGGACCCGGCATTCCTGCGCAAAATCTGACAGATGTGTTCTCGCCATTTATTCAGGGCGACAAAGCTCGCGGCAGTATCGGTTCCGGATTGGGGCTGGCTATTTCTCGCCGGATTATATCCGGACACCATGGTGATATTGAGTTACGCAATCACCCTGAGCAGGGTCTTATTGCTGAATTCTGGTTGCCTGTCTAG
- a CDS encoding serine hydrolase domain-containing protein: protein MRRIFHIFIGLLCLAGVMPAAIAEAPPEWAIERIDNHLTRSVEHGFSGAVLIADGNKIILKKGYGDANRAAKTPITTATLFDIGSVTKQFTAAAIMLLEKDGKLSVDDTLARYFPTVPEDKQRITVHQLLTHSSGLPGGVGIDDFTHIDTDKFFTRVMKMELLSKPGETYHYSNVGYSLLARIIELSANQSYETFLQERLFQPADMQHTGYLQSKKKDGEAALGYRAGVVEIPSTLSRYQADQKIAWSLKGNGGLISSLDDMYNWYLALRNHVILDKEQVERLTTGYISQNVDNADIKYGYGWSVFASPKDTKMVGHNGSNGIYYFDLRWLQEEDLAIIYASNAMVQGTPSISENIELMLFDNVFNPPSFAAGPVTEVLRFAASFTGTPANLKQRVKTQFEAQTQERYVLNRAGLALLEVDQPERAIALLSLNVELFENDGNLWDSLGEAYLAANQLDDAKRCFVNALVMAPDTRCYWCDNSKAKLTTIKNQMRR from the coding sequence ATGAGACGGATTTTCCATATCTTCATTGGTCTCCTGTGTCTTGCTGGAGTTATGCCTGCTGCCATCGCAGAAGCGCCCCCTGAGTGGGCCATAGAGCGTATTGATAATCATTTAACCCGTAGCGTAGAGCACGGTTTCTCCGGCGCGGTCCTCATCGCTGATGGCAACAAAATTATTCTTAAAAAGGGGTATGGCGATGCCAATCGGGCAGCAAAGACGCCAATCACCACCGCCACTCTGTTTGATATTGGCTCTGTGACAAAACAGTTTACGGCTGCTGCCATTATGCTGCTGGAAAAAGATGGCAAACTCAGTGTAGATGACACACTGGCGCGTTACTTTCCCACTGTACCTGAAGATAAACAGCGTATTACGGTACACCAGTTACTTACACACTCTTCCGGGCTACCGGGCGGTGTAGGCATCGATGATTTTACGCATATCGATACTGACAAATTTTTTACCCGTGTCATGAAAATGGAGTTACTCAGTAAACCGGGCGAGACCTATCACTATTCCAATGTGGGCTACAGTTTACTGGCCAGAATCATTGAGCTGAGTGCAAACCAGTCTTACGAAACATTTCTTCAGGAGCGTCTTTTTCAACCAGCAGATATGCAGCATACAGGCTATCTGCAGAGTAAAAAGAAAGATGGTGAAGCCGCCCTTGGATATCGGGCAGGCGTGGTTGAGATACCCAGTACCCTGTCACGCTATCAGGCGGACCAAAAGATTGCATGGAGCCTTAAGGGTAATGGCGGGCTGATTTCATCGTTAGACGATATGTACAACTGGTACCTTGCCTTGCGTAACCACGTTATTCTGGATAAAGAGCAGGTCGAGCGACTGACCACCGGCTATATCAGCCAGAATGTGGATAACGCCGACATTAAATATGGCTATGGGTGGAGCGTGTTTGCATCACCAAAAGACACTAAGATGGTCGGTCATAACGGCTCAAACGGCATTTATTATTTCGATCTAAGATGGTTGCAGGAAGAAGACCTGGCCATCATCTATGCATCAAACGCCATGGTTCAGGGCACGCCGAGTATCAGTGAAAACATTGAACTGATGCTATTCGATAACGTTTTCAATCCGCCATCGTTCGCCGCCGGTCCGGTGACCGAAGTTTTACGTTTTGCGGCTTCTTTTACCGGCACACCGGCAAATCTTAAACAGCGAGTTAAAACACAATTTGAAGCGCAGACTCAGGAACGCTATGTCCTGAACAGGGCCGGGCTGGCATTGCTGGAAGTTGACCAGCCGGAACGCGCCATTGCCCTGTTATCCTTAAACGTTGAGTTATTCGAAAACGATGGCAATCTGTGGGACAGTCTGGGCGAAGCCTATTTGGCTGCCAATCAACTTGACGATGCCAAGCGCTGCTTTGTAAATGCACTGGTTATGGCGCCTGATACCCGTTGTTACTGGTGCGATAACTCCAAAGCTAAGCTAACAACGATTAAAAACCAGATGCGTCGCTAG